The following nucleotide sequence is from Erythrobacter aurantius.
CCCTTTACCGTTCGGCTCAAGACGCCGGTGGATGGCGAAACGACGATCGACGACAAGGTCCAGGGCCGCGTTTCTGTCAAGAACATGGAACTGGATGATTACATCATCCTGCGCGCTGACGGTACGCCGACCTATATGCTCGCAGCGGTTGTCGACGATCACGACATGGGCGTAACCCACGTCATTCGCGGAGACGATCACCTTAACAACGCCTTCCGCCAATTGCCGATCTACCACGCGATGGACCAGATCGAAGGCGGATGGAACGATCCGGTCTATGCGCATATCCCGCTGATCCACGGTTCGGACGGTGCAAAGCTGTCCAAGCGCCACGGCGCGCTGGGCGTAGAGGCCTATCGTGATGAAATGGGCATCCTTTCAGAGGCACTGTTCAATTACCTGCTGCGCCTTGGCTGGGGCCATGGTGATCGCGAAGAGATTACCCGCACTGAAGCAATCGAGCTGTTCGACCTGGGCGGCGTGGGCAAGAGCCCGTCGCGTTTCGACCTGAAAAAGCTCGAAAATCTGAACGGACATTACATTCGCGAAAGCGATGATGCGAAACTTGCAATGCTGGTTGCTCCCCGGATTGGCGGCAATGTCGATATCGAATTGCTGACGCAGGCTATTCCTGTGTTGAAACCGCGCGCAAAGAATTTGAACGAACTTGCTGATGGCGCAGGGTTTTTGTTCGCGCAGCGACCCCTTGAAATGACCGAAAAGGCAGCTCAGCTGCTCGATCCGGACAGTCGCTCGAATCTGCGACTATTGTCGGACCGGTTTTCGCAGGAAAATGACTGGACAAGCGAGGCACTCGAAGCCACTACGAAGGCGCTTGCGGAGGAACTGGGGTTGGGCCTTGGCAAGCTGGCGCAGCCGATGCGTGCGGCGCTTACCGGGACGACAACGTCCCCAGGAATTTTCGATGTTCTGGTCCTTCTGGGACGGGAAGAATCCCTGGCGCGGCTCGACGCACAAGCGGCGTAAGCGGCCAAGCCAGATCAACAATTGGGCAGGAGACAGACCTTGGCAGACAAGCAGGCGAAACTCGAACTGAACGGCGAATCCTACGAGTTTCCCGTTCTCTCAGGAAGCACCGGCCCGGATGTGGTCGATATTCGCAAGCTTTACGGGCAGACCGGCGCTTTCACCTTCGATCCCGGCTTTACGTCGACGGCAAGCTGCGAAAGCGCGCTGACCTATATCGACGGCGACGAAGGCGTTCTGCTGCACCGCGGTTATCCGATCGGCCAGCTGGCAGAGCATTCCAGCTTCATGGAAGTGTCCTACCTGCTTCTGAATGGCGAACTGCCGAGCCAGGAAGAGCTCGACGACTTCACCTACACCATCACCCGGCACACCATGCTGCACGAACAACTTTCGGTGCTGTATCGCGGTTTCCGCCGCGACGCGCACCCGATGGCAATCATGTGCGGCGTCGTCGGCGCGCTGTCAGCGTTCTATCACGACAGCACCGACATTTCCGATCCGGAACACCGCAAGATCAGCTCACACCGCCTGATCGCCAAGATGCCCACGATTGCGGCAATGGCGTACAAATATTCGGTCGGGCAGCCGTTCATGTATCCGGACAACCGCCTGTCCTACACCGGCAACTTCCTTCGCATGACCTTTGGCGTTCCGGCTGAAGAATACGAAGTCATTCCGGCAGTGGAACGCGCAATGGACCGGATCTTCATCCTCCACGCAGACCACGAACAGAATGCCTCGACTTCGACCGTGCGTCTTGCCGGTTCTTCGGGCGCCAATCCGTTTGCCTGCATCGCAGCTGGGATCGCCTGTCTCTGGGGTCCGGCGCATGGCGGTGCGAACGAAGCTGCGCTCAACATGCTCAAGGAAATCGGCACGCCCGACAAGATTCCGCACTATATCGAGCGTGCTAAGGACAAGAACGATCCGTTCCGCCTGATGGGCTTCGGTCACCGCGTCTACAAGAACTACGATCCGCGTGCGACCGTGATGCAGAAGACCGTGCGCGAGGTTTTCGATGCGCTGAAGGTCAACGATCCGCTGTTCGAAACCGCGCTTCAGCTGGAAGAGATCGCACTGAACGATCCCTACTTCATCGAGAAGAAGCTGTTCCCGAACGTCGATTTCTATTCGGGCATCATCCTTTCGGCGATCGGTTTCCCCACCACCATGTTTACCGCGCTGTTCGCTCTGGCCCGCACCGTTGGCTGGGTGGCACAGTGGAACGAGATGATCAGCGATCCCGGCCAGAAAATCGGACGTCCGCGTCAGCTCTACACCGGCCCCACTGAACGCGATTACGTTCCGATCGCCAATCGCTGATCGGGCATTCACCGAATGAGCGCGATCCTGAAGCTGTTGCTAGGCGGCTTTGGGGTCGCGCTTTTCATTTTGGGGGCAATCTGGGCGTTGCAGGGTGCCGGAATACTGAACTGGCCCGCCGGCAGCTTCATGCTGGCAGACCGGAGCTGGACGCTTTACGGCGCGGTCACGGCTGCAATCGGACTGGTACTGATGCTGGTGTCGACGCGGATCAATCGTTAATCCGGGCCAGCGTCAGGCGGAATTCAGCCCCCTCGCCCTTGTCACTGGCCGCCACGACTTCAAGGTCCCCGCCCATCGCCAGTGCAAGCTTGCGCGAGATGTAGAGGCCGAGGCCCGAACCACTGTCATTGCCGCCGTCGCTATCGCGGCCAAGCCGTTCGAATTTCTCAAAAATGCGTTTCGCCTGATCTGCATCAACGCCGTGACCTTCGTCTCGGACGCTGATCGAGGCCAAATCCCCAAGGTTTTCGTCGATCACGACCGTGACTGTGCTGTTCTCTGGCGAATAGGCAATCGCATTGCCGATCAGGTTGATCAGGATCTGGAGGACACGCCGGAATTCGCCGTCCGCAATAACGGGCTTGTCCGGATTGGGCAGAGTGATGGAAATCCCGCGGTTCTGTGCACGCACGCCCAGAATACCCGCCGCACGACGCGCAGCGTCCGCCAGATCGACATGATCCCTGGCGGTCTTGAAGCCGGGGGCCTCAACCACTTCAAGATCGGCCAGATCGTCGAGCATGCTCGAAAGATGCTGTCCCGCTGCGGCGATGCTGCCGGCATAGTCGCTGTATTCGGCCTTGATCGGCCCTGCCAGACGCGTGCGGATCGTTTCTGCGTTTGCAATGATCCGGGCAATGGGTTGGCGCAGAACCGGAGTGAGTGCACTGCCGATCAGACGGGAATGCGCCGCTTCCTCCACCTCGACCGGCGGAGCAACACCCGCGACCAGAGGCTCATCAGCGACAAGCAGCAGTTCAAAGCCGCGCGGGTTTGCCCCTGCAACTCCGATAGGGATCAGCCGCGCCCGCCAGTGGCGGTGCGAACCGGGGATCATGCACTTGCAGCCGTCAAGCAAACGCCAGTGGAGAGGCTGCTTATGCGCCAGATCCTGCAATTCCACATATTCGCTCCAGACCTTGCCCGGAGAGGCGTCGAACAGTTCCTGCAGCTCTGACGCATCGGCCGCCGCGCTCGAAAGGATCTGCACCCGCTGCGCCGCGTCGAGCCTTGCGGAAACCTCGCAAGTCGCGCGGTCGACGGCATCCTGCCATTCGGACTGCTCATGCGAACTGGCCGGGGGTTTGAGCGCGCGATGCCAGTTCTCAACCAGCACCTCGCAACCCCCACCTGCCTCGTCTTCAAGCGGGTGAATTCGGGCAAATCCGCTGACCATGTCTTCGCCGTCAAAAGCGCTGAATTCCCGTGCGATCCGAAGGCCGCTGTGGCGGGCCTGCCGCACCAGAGCCAGCAACTCCGGAATTGCCAGCACGCCAGGAATGATCCCGCCGCAGCTTTCCTGCAACTGAGCAAGCGGACCGTCGGCACTCAACAACCGATCATTGTCATCGGTAATGCCCTGTGCGGCCAGCAGGGTTTGCTGACGGTTCACGCCCCCCGCCCTCCGTGATCCGCACCGAAACCGGCCATCGCGCAATTGGCCAGAAGTGCTGTGGCACGCTCTTGCGGAAGGGTGCTGACACCCTCCGGCAGCAGATAACCGGGTTGAAGTATGCCGAACTGGCGCTCCAGACTTTCAGCAGCCAGCCCTCCCGCTCTCAAGCTAAGCGCCAAACGGGCTGCCTGACGCTCGTGGCATGCAACAACGGCAATCTCGCGAGATTGGCCGGTCAAGCTGGCAAGGGCCGTCGCAAACAGGCAAAAGCCGGAATGTTCGAGGTTTAGCGCGGCAATTGCGCCTGAGCGCATGGATGTCACAAGCCGGGCATGAAGAGCCAACCTGCCGTTCGCTTCGTCAAAGGCCTTCTTGAGTGCCTTTGCCGCGCGCTTGGCCTCGTCATCATCGAAAAGCGCGGATTTGCGCATTGCCTGAAGCGCGGACAAAAACAGTTCTGCCGGCAATTCCCCGATAGGCAAGCTCATGCGCCGCTGATGCTGGATAAAGCGCGATTGGGCCGCAAGCGCAGCCATGGCCAGCTCGGCAACATCGGGTTGATCGGATGCGACGAGCTCTTGAACCAGCGGCGAAAGGACAGGGTCGATGGAACTTTGCTGCCCCAGTCGTTCGGTCAGTTGGCCTTCGATCGCCAGAGCATAAAGATGATGGAGCAACTCGGCATTCAATGCGAGGGCATCGGCCAGATCATCAATCACAAACGGATCGATTTCGTGCGCCGCCTGCACACCCAGAACGGCTTCTGACAATTGCCGTGAAAGATCGTGCAGCATCCCGCGCAGTCGCGCCATGGTCGCATCGCTGACGAGCGTTTGCCCAGAACTTTCAAGCAGGTGCGAAATAACCGGGGCAACACCGGACAGCGCGCGGTTTGCGCGCGTCAGCTCATCCCGCAGGATGGCTTCCACCGAGGTAGTTTCGGTACGGTCCAATGCCAAGTCGGCCATGGAATACCCTTTATCCGAGCCATGGTTAAGCCCGGGTTAGCCCATTAATCGCCACGCTGCAGCAGCAATTGCAGCGTCGCCGCAAGGGAAAAAGCAACCAATGCTTCGTTCAGGAGCCCCAGTCCGGCGGCGACGGCAAAGAACGCCAGATGCAGCGCCCTGTCATTCCAGACGGCGGCGTGGCGCAATTTGCCAGCCCGCGAACAAACAATGGCGAGGCCCAAGGCAATAACCGGCAAGCCCAATTGACTGGCGGCAACCGATCCGATGCCGGGTGCGAGCATCAGCAACCCGGTCGTTCCTGCAAACACCACCCCGAACACCGCCGAGAGCCACATCCGGGCAGGCTCAACCGAAGCCAATCGCGAATGCAGATGGTGCATCATGACAAAAACGTCTGCAGCAAGGACAGCGACTGCGCCGCATGCGAGCGCGCTCGTAGGCCAGCCAGCCAGCGCAAGGGCCATTGCGCCCAACCACAAGACCATTGCCGCTGCCCCGGCAAGTTTGCCGGACAAACCGATATTTCCCGGCGGGATTGCTCTTGCGGCGAAGATCGCAAGCGCACCAGTTGGCGCAAATGGCGAAAGTGCCGGAAGACTCCCACCAACCAGTGTCCGTTCTGCGTTTGCAAGATCAGCGGCATCGACGGCAAGCAGCCAATCATCGCCTTGCAGCCAGCTTTCCTTGACCGGACGGCACGGCTCCTGCGCTTGCAAGGCCAGGCGAAGCAACAGCGAAATCGCGTCGCCATCAGGAGGCAATTCAGCCAGTTCCTTCACCTGCCGCGCGCGGATTAGCGCCAGACCTGCCCAGTGCCGGTCACGATCGATCCTCTCGAAGTCTTCCGGGTGACGTTCTGCAAGTGCATGGTTCGCTGGCAGGGTCGCAATTCCGCGTTGACGCTTGCCCGATTCCAGCACGAATTCTCCAGCGGCCTGTTTCGAAATCAGAAGTCCGTCGGAAAGCAATACAATCTCATCGTCGGCCCTGACCAAAGCCGCGATCTGGATGTTGCTGCGTATGGCATGGAATTCTTGGCCTGCTCGTTC
It contains:
- the gltX gene encoding glutamate--tRNA ligase, whose amino-acid sequence is MASPAAQSPGTGQVVTRFAPSPTGFLHIGGARTALFNWLFARHHGGKALLRIEDTDRKRSTQEAIDAIIDGLDWMGLDYDEAPVFQSQRAERHAEVAHKLLEAGHAYKCFATPEELEAMRAEQRANKQPMRYDGRWRDRDPSQAPEGAPFTVRLKTPVDGETTIDDKVQGRVSVKNMELDDYIILRADGTPTYMLAAVVDDHDMGVTHVIRGDDHLNNAFRQLPIYHAMDQIEGGWNDPVYAHIPLIHGSDGAKLSKRHGALGVEAYRDEMGILSEALFNYLLRLGWGHGDREEITRTEAIELFDLGGVGKSPSRFDLKKLENLNGHYIRESDDAKLAMLVAPRIGGNVDIELLTQAIPVLKPRAKNLNELADGAGFLFAQRPLEMTEKAAQLLDPDSRSNLRLLSDRFSQENDWTSEALEATTKALAEELGLGLGKLAQPMRAALTGTTTSPGIFDVLVLLGREESLARLDAQAA
- a CDS encoding citrate synthase, producing the protein MADKQAKLELNGESYEFPVLSGSTGPDVVDIRKLYGQTGAFTFDPGFTSTASCESALTYIDGDEGVLLHRGYPIGQLAEHSSFMEVSYLLLNGELPSQEELDDFTYTITRHTMLHEQLSVLYRGFRRDAHPMAIMCGVVGALSAFYHDSTDISDPEHRKISSHRLIAKMPTIAAMAYKYSVGQPFMYPDNRLSYTGNFLRMTFGVPAEEYEVIPAVERAMDRIFILHADHEQNASTSTVRLAGSSGANPFACIAAGIACLWGPAHGGANEAALNMLKEIGTPDKIPHYIERAKDKNDPFRLMGFGHRVYKNYDPRATVMQKTVREVFDALKVNDPLFETALQLEEIALNDPYFIEKKLFPNVDFYSGIILSAIGFPTTMFTALFALARTVGWVAQWNEMISDPGQKIGRPRQLYTGPTERDYVPIANR
- a CDS encoding sensor histidine kinase, whose protein sequence is MNRQQTLLAAQGITDDNDRLLSADGPLAQLQESCGGIIPGVLAIPELLALVRQARHSGLRIAREFSAFDGEDMVSGFARIHPLEDEAGGGCEVLVENWHRALKPPASSHEQSEWQDAVDRATCEVSARLDAAQRVQILSSAAADASELQELFDASPGKVWSEYVELQDLAHKQPLHWRLLDGCKCMIPGSHRHWRARLIPIGVAGANPRGFELLLVADEPLVAGVAPPVEVEEAAHSRLIGSALTPVLRQPIARIIANAETIRTRLAGPIKAEYSDYAGSIAAAGQHLSSMLDDLADLEVVEAPGFKTARDHVDLADAARRAAGILGVRAQNRGISITLPNPDKPVIADGEFRRVLQILINLIGNAIAYSPENSTVTVVIDENLGDLASISVRDEGHGVDADQAKRIFEKFERLGRDSDGGNDSGSGLGLYISRKLALAMGGDLEVVAASDKGEGAEFRLTLARIND